In a single window of the Lebetimonas sp. JH292 genome:
- the guaA gene encoding glutamine-hydrolyzing GMP synthase — MQVEILILDFGSQYTQLIARRLREDGIYSEIVPYFDGLKAAKEKKPKGIIFSGGPASVYDKDAYRADKEIYDLGLPILGICYGMQLITVDFGGEVVRADHHEYGKAELFIDEPHKIFKDVSNPTIVWMSHSDRVEKLPNGFKRIAHTSNAPYAAIVNEEKEIYAIQFHSEVAHSVEGSKILRNFAKEVCSVTSKWDMAHFAKEQIKKIKEQVGENKVICALSGGVDSSVTAALLHEAIRDKLIPIFVDTGLLRKNEREEVEHAFKNVLHVPLITIDAREKFLGRLKGVTDPEEKRKIIGHTFIEVFEEAAKKHKDAKFLAQGTLYPDVIESVSVKGPSKTIKSHHNVGGLPEWMKFELIEPLRELFKDEVRKLGLELGLPEDLVYRHPFPGPGLAIRIMGEVNEKDLDILREADYILIQELKAWGLYNEVWQAFAVLLNVKSVGVMGDNRTYDNTVAIRCVSSTDGMTATFSHLPHEFLEKVSTRIINEVDGINRVVYDISSKPPATIEWE; from the coding sequence ATGCAAGTAGAAATACTGATACTTGATTTTGGAAGTCAATATACCCAGTTAATAGCCAGAAGACTGAGAGAAGATGGAATATACAGCGAAATAGTTCCTTATTTTGACGGATTAAAAGCAGCAAAAGAAAAAAAACCAAAAGGTATAATTTTTAGCGGCGGGCCCGCAAGTGTTTATGATAAAGACGCTTACAGGGCAGATAAAGAAATATATGATTTAGGACTTCCTATTTTAGGAATTTGTTATGGTATGCAGCTTATAACCGTTGATTTCGGAGGTGAGGTAGTTAGGGCCGACCATCACGAATATGGTAAAGCAGAGCTTTTTATAGACGAACCTCATAAAATTTTTAAAGATGTAAGCAATCCTACAATAGTTTGGATGAGCCACTCAGACAGGGTTGAAAAACTGCCTAACGGATTTAAAAGAATAGCCCATACCTCAAATGCTCCATATGCTGCAATTGTAAATGAAGAAAAAGAAATTTATGCAATTCAGTTTCACTCGGAAGTAGCCCATTCAGTTGAAGGAAGTAAAATTCTTAGAAATTTTGCAAAAGAAGTCTGCTCTGTAACAAGTAAATGGGATATGGCTCATTTTGCAAAAGAACAAATCAAAAAGATTAAAGAGCAGGTAGGGGAAAACAAAGTAATATGTGCATTAAGCGGCGGAGTTGACAGTTCGGTTACCGCGGCACTTTTACATGAAGCCATTAGAGATAAATTAATTCCTATTTTTGTAGACACAGGTCTTCTTAGAAAAAACGAAAGAGAAGAAGTCGAGCATGCTTTTAAAAATGTGTTGCACGTGCCTTTAATTACTATTGATGCAAGGGAAAAGTTTTTAGGAAGGCTCAAAGGTGTAACCGATCCTGAAGAAAAAAGAAAAATAATAGGGCATACTTTTATTGAGGTTTTTGAAGAAGCGGCCAAAAAACATAAAGACGCAAAATTTTTAGCGCAGGGGACTCTGTATCCTGACGTAATTGAATCCGTTTCGGTAAAAGGTCCTTCTAAAACAATAAAATCACATCATAATGTAGGAGGTTTGCCTGAATGGATGAAATTTGAATTGATTGAGCCTTTAAGAGAGCTTTTTAAGGATGAAGTCAGAAAACTCGGACTTGAACTTGGTCTTCCAGAAGACTTGGTTTATCGTCACCCATTTCCGGGACCAGGACTTGCTATTAGAATTATGGGTGAAGTTAATGAAAAAGATTTAGATATTTTAAGAGAAGCTGATTACATTTTAATTCAAGAGCTTAAAGCGTGGGGGCTTTATAATGAAGTTTGGCAGGCCTTTGCGGTACTTCTTAATGTAAAAAGCGTTGGGGTAATGGGGGATAACAGGACATATGACAATACGGTTGCAATAAGATGTGTCAGCTCAACTGACGGTATGACGGCAACTTTTTCCCATTTGCCGCATGAATTTTTAGAAAAGGTTTCAACAAGAATTATCAATGAAGTCGACGGTATCAACAGAGTGGTTTATGACATTTCAAGCAAACCTCCTGCAACAATTGAGTGGGAGTAA
- a CDS encoding DciA family protein has product MKKAKDILKHLFNPFNDKLQEKRCLKKIIALMPRKYNKYITSYSLKGEILYINVSHPALRQEIFYNKNIIFSIIKTLHKANQCNSINPKKIVTFYKYQKPLAPPKEIKFYIKEAGKFEIKTKKENLRKKFEEIKNLINSKPG; this is encoded by the coding sequence ATGAAAAAAGCAAAAGATATACTTAAACATTTATTTAATCCCTTTAATGATAAATTACAAGAAAAACGTTGTTTAAAAAAAATTATAGCACTAATGCCCCGTAAATACAATAAATATATAACTTCTTATTCTTTAAAAGGAGAGATTTTGTATATAAACGTATCACATCCAGCACTCAGGCAGGAGATTTTTTATAATAAAAATATAATTTTTTCTATTATAAAAACACTCCACAAGGCAAATCAGTGCAACAGTATAAATCCAAAAAAAATAGTTACATTTTATAAATACCAAAAACCTTTAGCACCGCCAAAAGAAATAAAATTTTATATTAAAGAAGCTGGAAAATTTGAAATAAAAACAAAAAAAGAAAATTTAAGAAAAAAATTTGAAGAAATAAAAAATTTAATAAACTCTAAACCCGGTTAA
- the nadB gene encoding L-aspartate oxidase: MKFDVVIIGSGIAGLWAAKYINDNSDLSTLIITKKEVWDANSFYAQGGVTMALDKEDVPAHIEDTIRAGGFHNNKEMVEILSRSSLKLKEDLKNYGFKFEGVTREAAHSVPRVYHAGGDATGRELHRFLIKKDKSYLLDNAVVFDLLIEGGVCYGVSLLKNNKKYNVYANNIILASGGIGALYKYDTNARTISGDIQGIAIEKGMEINDMEFTQFHPTVFIQSKFSQKLLLTEALRGEGAWVVDEEGKRFLFEYDERGELASRDIVSRAIFMHQQKGHKVFLDVSMFEEEYFKNRFPTIFNKLRDYDIKVPFEKIPISPAFHYFMGGIVVDVNAKIKNFKNLYAAGEVANTGVHGANRLASNSTLECFVFGRKAARDILKNRFKTDERIFDINDEILFKENDKKYKNMLREIMWKNVGIIRTKNGLSEALDFVEKHIDKLGRLTKLRFLTAREIIKAAIKRKESLGAHYRKDKNA; this comes from the coding sequence ATGAAATTTGACGTAGTTATAATAGGAAGCGGAATCGCCGGACTTTGGGCAGCAAAATATATAAATGACAATTCTGATTTGTCAACTTTAATAATTACAAAAAAAGAAGTGTGGGATGCAAACAGTTTCTATGCACAAGGCGGAGTTACAATGGCTCTTGATAAAGAGGATGTGCCTGCTCATATAGAAGATACTATCAGGGCGGGGGGTTTTCACAACAATAAAGAAATGGTTGAAATTTTATCGCGCTCGTCTCTTAAATTAAAAGAAGATTTAAAAAATTACGGATTTAAATTCGAAGGTGTTACAAGAGAAGCGGCACATTCAGTCCCGAGGGTTTATCATGCCGGGGGAGACGCTACAGGAAGGGAACTTCACAGGTTTTTAATAAAAAAAGACAAAAGTTATTTATTAGATAATGCAGTAGTTTTTGATTTATTAATAGAAGGTGGTGTCTGTTACGGTGTGAGTCTGCTTAAAAACAATAAAAAATATAATGTTTATGCAAATAATATAATACTTGCAAGCGGGGGAATAGGCGCTTTATATAAATATGACACAAACGCAAGAACTATTTCGGGGGATATTCAGGGAATTGCAATAGAAAAGGGAATGGAAATAAACGATATGGAATTTACACAGTTTCATCCCACTGTATTTATTCAAAGTAAATTTTCTCAAAAATTATTGTTGACTGAAGCCTTGCGAGGGGAAGGTGCATGGGTGGTTGACGAAGAAGGAAAAAGGTTTTTGTTTGAATATGATGAAAGAGGGGAGCTTGCAAGCAGAGATATTGTAAGCAGAGCTATTTTTATGCATCAGCAAAAAGGCCATAAAGTGTTTTTGGACGTAAGTATGTTTGAGGAGGAATATTTTAAAAACCGTTTTCCTACAATTTTTAACAAACTGAGGGATTATGATATAAAGGTGCCTTTTGAAAAAATTCCAATATCTCCTGCATTTCATTATTTTATGGGTGGAATTGTGGTTGATGTGAATGCTAAAATAAAAAATTTTAAAAACCTTTATGCTGCCGGGGAAGTGGCAAATACGGGAGTTCACGGTGCTAACAGGCTTGCAAGCAATTCTACGCTTGAATGTTTTGTATTCGGCAGAAAAGCCGCAAGGGATATATTAAAAAACAGATTTAAAACTGATGAAAGAATATTCGATATAAATGATGAAATATTATTTAAAGAAAATGATAAAAAATATAAAAATATGTTAAGGGAAATAATGTGGAAAAATGTTGGTATAATTAGAACAAAAAACGGTTTAAGTGAGGCGTTGGATTTCGTTGAAAAACATATTGATAAGCTCGGGCGGCTTACAAAGTTGAGATTTCTAACGGCAAGGGAAATAATAAAAGCGGCTATTAAAAGAAAAGAGTCTCTCGGGGCTCATTACAGAAAGGATAAAAATGCATGA
- a CDS encoding iron hydrogenase small subunit, giving the protein MNEKLPYQYEEKPATTLIDRRTFLKVTGVIVSVIAVGGYVITDLFKKRNKYIKMRQAGLYKDDIRLQQKGLAASYENPAVQEFYKKFANHPMSEISEELLHTKVYVVRTNLNLKGGKHAC; this is encoded by the coding sequence ATGAATGAAAAATTACCTTATCAATATGAAGAAAAACCTGCCACCACTTTAATAGACAGAAGAACTTTTCTTAAAGTTACAGGGGTTATAGTATCGGTTATTGCTGTTGGAGGTTATGTGATTACAGATCTTTTCAAAAAAAGAAATAAATACATTAAAATGAGACAAGCTGGTTTATATAAAGATGATATAAGATTACAGCAAAAAGGATTGGCAGCTTCGTATGAAAATCCTGCTGTTCAGGAATTTTATAAAAAATTTGCGAACCATCCGATGAGTGAAATATCAGAAGAACTTTTACATACAAAAGTATATGTTGTTAGAACCAACTTAAATTTAAAAGGAGGAAAACATGCTTGCTGA
- a CDS encoding phenylacetate--CoA ligase family protein yields the protein MIYNKIESAGREEIEKVQLKRLKEVVSRVYYLSPFYKKKFDELNITPDDIKSLEDIQKLPFTKKQDLRDNYPFGLFTVPMSEVVRIHSSSGTTGKPTVVGYTAHDMDVWNEVMIRCYYMANVTSKDIVHNAYGYGLFTGGLGFHEAAQKIGAAIVPASGGFTQRQLMLMRDFGATILCATPSFALHLAEEAKKEGPEFRKNYKLRAGFFGAEPTSKGLREEVAKAWQIDYYEVYGLSEIIGPGVSCSCNMGEGLHINEDHFYPEIIDPKTGEVLSEGEEGELVLTTLTKHALPIIRYRTGDITRLDRTPCACGRTFVRMESVRGRADDMLIVNGVNVFPSQVEHVIANTEGVSLNYQIVVDKKGYLDKLELMVEVDERIMFDDVAKLEKIKKELQQALLNNLYINAIVHLVEPKSIERSMGKAKRIVDKRK from the coding sequence ATGATTTATAATAAAATAGAAAGTGCAGGCAGGGAAGAAATTGAAAAAGTGCAGCTTAAAAGATTAAAAGAGGTGGTAAGCAGGGTTTATTATCTAAGCCCTTTTTATAAGAAAAAATTTGATGAATTAAATATAACTCCTGATGATATAAAATCACTTGAGGATATACAAAAACTTCCGTTTACTAAAAAACAGGATTTAAGGGACAATTATCCGTTCGGACTTTTTACTGTGCCTATGAGTGAGGTTGTGAGAATTCATTCATCTTCAGGAACTACCGGAAAACCTACTGTTGTGGGTTATACCGCACATGATATGGATGTATGGAATGAAGTGATGATAAGATGCTATTATATGGCGAATGTCACAAGTAAAGATATAGTTCATAACGCATACGGATACGGACTTTTTACAGGCGGACTCGGATTTCACGAAGCGGCTCAAAAAATCGGGGCTGCAATAGTGCCTGCAAGCGGTGGATTTACCCAAAGACAGTTAATGCTAATGCGTGATTTTGGGGCTACAATTTTGTGTGCCACTCCTAGTTTTGCCTTGCATTTGGCAGAAGAGGCAAAAAAAGAAGGCCCTGAATTTAGGAAAAATTATAAGCTTAGAGCCGGTTTTTTCGGAGCCGAGCCGACAAGTAAAGGGCTTAGGGAAGAAGTTGCAAAAGCGTGGCAGATAGATTATTACGAGGTTTACGGTCTCAGTGAAATAATCGGGCCCGGGGTCAGCTGCAGCTGCAACATGGGAGAGGGGCTTCATATAAATGAAGACCATTTTTATCCTGAAATAATAGACCCAAAAACAGGTGAAGTCTTATCTGAGGGCGAAGAAGGGGAACTTGTTTTAACCACTCTTACCAAACATGCGCTTCCGATAATAAGATACAGAACGGGTGATATTACAAGACTTGATAGAACTCCTTGCGCATGCGGCAGAACGTTTGTAAGGATGGAGAGTGTAAGGGGAAGGGCAGACGATATGCTGATAGTAAACGGCGTAAATGTATTTCCTTCCCAGGTGGAACATGTTATTGCGAATACAGAGGGGGTCAGTTTAAATTATCAGATAGTTGTGGATAAAAAAGGTTATTTGGATAAATTGGAATTAATGGTTGAAGTTGATGAGCGTATTATGTTTGATGATGTTGCAAAACTTGAAAAAATCAAAAAAGAACTGCAACAGGCACTTTTGAATAATTTATACATTAATGCCATTGTTCATCTGGTTGAGCCAAAAAGTATAGAAAGAAGTATGGGTAAAGCAAAAAGAATAGTAGATAAAAGGAAATAA
- a CDS encoding cytochrome b/b6 domain-containing protein has protein sequence MLAENERVLRFPVYEKMFHNINAITWYILAFTGMAVYFKWASGESAKFLMEVHIWTAIVFTLNFISFILIVPDRFYIIMKNLLQWDKDTFAWFKNLGGYPRMFGIPFGPEKTAPQGKYNAGQKVAYLIFIFMIFGLIVTGWALYFAKQGLGKELMLYFFYFHVWGSIITTALVTFVHLPLSIINIEDFKAMWRLDSGYMPFDAAEHHSPKWVEDDLVQINSIKQ, from the coding sequence ATGCTTGCTGAAAATGAAAGGGTATTGAGATTTCCTGTTTATGAAAAAATGTTTCATAACATCAATGCAATTACATGGTATATATTAGCCTTTACCGGAATGGCTGTATATTTTAAATGGGCATCAGGTGAAAGTGCTAAGTTTTTAATGGAAGTTCACATCTGGACGGCAATTGTTTTTACTTTGAATTTTATTTCTTTTATTTTAATAGTACCGGACAGGTTTTATATTATAATGAAAAATTTATTACAATGGGATAAAGACACATTTGCATGGTTTAAAAATTTAGGCGGATATCCCAGAATGTTCGGTATTCCTTTCGGTCCTGAAAAAACTGCTCCTCAAGGAAAATATAATGCTGGACAAAAAGTCGCTTATTTAATTTTTATATTTATGATTTTCGGATTGATAGTAACAGGATGGGCGCTTTATTTTGCAAAACAAGGGCTTGGCAAAGAACTTATGCTTTATTTCTTTTATTTCCATGTTTGGGGTTCTATAATAACTACAGCCCTTGTAACGTTTGTTCATTTGCCTCTTTCAATAATAAACATAGAAGATTTTAAAGCAATGTGGAGACTGGACAGCGGTTATATGCCTTTTGATGCCGCCGAACATCATTCCCCTAAATGGGTTGAAGACGATTTAGTTCAAATTAACTCAATAAAACAATAA
- a CDS encoding uroporphyrinogen-III synthase, protein MKNLRLPIYLLNNDKYEGVINYPVIKINFLSPSISFDGIDYLIFTSKNGVRAINKLTDKWKNFPSLAIGKATAKEIEKLGGIVEFVSSNAYGDEFAKEINKKYKNKKFLFLRAKEIISNIKEIFDKSDNSLREIIVYETVCAKLDKFIKKPAIVIFTSPSTVKCFSKINDFENILPIAIGNKTKNALLEFTKNSILTPQNPYIKECVLLAKNVKLR, encoded by the coding sequence GTGAAAAATTTAAGGTTACCTATTTATTTATTAAATAACGATAAATATGAAGGGGTAATAAATTATCCTGTTATAAAAATAAATTTTCTATCCCCTTCTATTTCTTTTGATGGAATTGATTATCTGATTTTTACTTCTAAAAACGGGGTTAGGGCGATAAATAAATTAACTGATAAATGGAAAAATTTTCCAAGTCTGGCAATAGGAAAAGCAACTGCAAAAGAAATAGAAAAATTAGGAGGAATTGTTGAATTTGTTTCATCTAATGCCTATGGGGATGAATTTGCAAAAGAAATAAATAAAAAATATAAAAATAAAAAATTTCTTTTTTTAAGGGCAAAAGAAATAATATCAAATATAAAAGAAATTTTTGATAAATCTGATAATTCTTTAAGAGAAATTATAGTGTATGAAACTGTTTGCGCTAAACTTGATAAATTTATTAAAAAACCGGCTATTGTAATTTTTACTTCGCCTTCCACTGTTAAATGTTTTTCAAAAATCAATGATTTTGAAAATATTTTACCGATTGCAATAGGAAATAAAACGAAAAATGCTCTTTTGGAATTTACCAAAAATTCTATTTTAACTCCGCAAAATCCTTATATTAAAGAATGCGTCCTGCTTGCAAAAAATGTAAAATTACGGTAA
- a CDS encoding [Fe-Fe] hydrogenase large subunit C-terminal domain-containing protein, which translates to MKKTAKVKTFSPTEKNYVNIATGTYRAGELKGIIKINSQSCVGCDTCRHVCPADAINGAIGVAHSIDEMKCIACGQCLINCPFGAIEQLSFVEEVMKNLENKEKTVVAVIAPAVRVAIAEEFGAPPGTLTVGKLHNALKKAGFKIYENNLAADQTIMEEGSEFIAKVKYWLLGERSEELNKMANHPLPHFTSCCPGWVRYAEIYYPGLIPHISGTKSPMQIAGPSAKTWAALDIWKVDPRNVYTVGIMPCTAKIFEASRPEFKSSWKFLKEKGYIPEDTPPFPDTDVVLTTRDLATLLKMKGINPLELPEKENETETEIYTGAGTIFGNSGGVMEAALRTVYYILSEKEPPKWDFYAVRGHTDGLREAEIPITLKSGKTIVVKAAVVNGIKNHLDKIVKDVIKGTSPYHIIEVMNCPGGCIDGGGQPVNPMGTSWIDPLLPLRLNA; encoded by the coding sequence ATGAAAAAAACAGCCAAGGTTAAAACTTTTTCTCCTACAGAGAAAAATTATGTAAATATAGCAACGGGTACATACAGAGCGGGAGAATTAAAAGGTATTATTAAAATAAATTCTCAAAGCTGTGTAGGCTGCGACACCTGCAGACATGTATGTCCAGCAGATGCGATAAACGGTGCTATTGGTGTTGCCCACTCAATTGATGAAATGAAATGCATTGCTTGTGGACAATGTTTAATTAACTGCCCATTCGGTGCAATAGAACAATTAAGTTTTGTAGAAGAGGTAATGAAAAATCTGGAAAATAAAGAAAAAACTGTTGTGGCGGTAATAGCCCCTGCGGTCCGTGTGGCAATAGCCGAAGAATTTGGAGCACCTCCCGGTACTTTAACAGTTGGAAAACTTCATAATGCATTAAAAAAAGCGGGTTTTAAAATTTATGAAAACAATTTAGCGGCCGATCAAACAATTATGGAAGAAGGAAGCGAATTTATAGCAAAAGTAAAATACTGGCTGTTAGGAGAAAGAAGCGAAGAATTAAATAAAATGGCAAATCATCCTTTACCACATTTTACATCTTGCTGTCCCGGTTGGGTTAGATATGCAGAAATTTATTATCCGGGGTTGATTCCGCATATATCAGGCACCAAATCCCCTATGCAAATAGCAGGTCCTTCAGCAAAAACTTGGGCTGCTTTAGACATTTGGAAAGTGGATCCGAGAAACGTTTACACTGTCGGAATAATGCCGTGTACCGCTAAAATATTTGAAGCAAGCAGACCGGAATTCAAATCTTCTTGGAAATTTTTAAAAGAAAAAGGTTATATTCCAGAAGACACCCCTCCATTCCCTGATACAGATGTAGTGCTTACAACAAGGGATTTAGCCACATTACTTAAAATGAAAGGAATTAATCCTCTTGAGTTACCGGAAAAAGAAAATGAAACGGAAACGGAAATTTACACGGGAGCTGGCACAATATTTGGTAACAGTGGAGGCGTTATGGAAGCTGCTCTTAGAACAGTTTATTATATTCTTTCTGAAAAAGAACCGCCTAAATGGGATTTTTATGCAGTAAGGGGACATACTGACGGATTAAGAGAAGCAGAAATTCCTATTACTCTTAAATCCGGAAAAACAATTGTGGTAAAAGCCGCTGTAGTTAACGGGATAAAAAACCATCTTGATAAAATTGTTAAAGATGTAATAAAAGGCACTTCACCTTACCACATAATTGAAGTAATGAATTGTCCCGGAGGTTGTATTGACGGAGGAGGGCAGCCGGTTAATCCAATGGGAACTTCATGGATAGACCCGTTATTACCTTTAAGATTAAATGCTTAA
- the nhaD gene encoding sodium:proton antiporter NhaD, whose protein sequence is MHEEIVNYTHTWVGIAVLAIFVVGYYFIATEEKFEINKSKPALFIGTFSFLLIGTYFWLNHLDPSPLHEELKHLIEEIAEIFFFLMVAMTYIESLIERGVFDALKYRLISRGYTYKKIFWITGTLSFWISPFADNLTTALILSTVLITIDKHNINFLVPGAINIVVAANAGGAWSPFGDITTLMAWTSGKGEIIDFLALFPAVFIGWLLSAWLLSLFVPKGKPHFDALTTPKVEMKNGGKVIIFLGALTIAIAVFGHIVMHFPAMWGMMFGLALLELYSFYHKRKYKEKIDVFVNMAKIEHDTLLFFFGILSAVGALYFLGWLFYVTKLYEIIGPTWGNIGVGFISSIIDNVPVMAAILKADPPMDAAQWMLVTMTAGIGGSLISFGSAAGVGVMGRMRGIYTFNTHIKYAWAVLIGYLLSCAIWYVQFEILHWY, encoded by the coding sequence ATGCATGAAGAAATTGTAAATTACACTCATACATGGGTCGGAATAGCTGTTTTGGCTATTTTTGTTGTCGGATATTATTTTATTGCAACAGAAGAAAAATTTGAAATAAATAAATCAAAACCGGCACTTTTTATAGGTACTTTTTCATTTTTGCTAATAGGCACATATTTTTGGTTAAACCATCTTGACCCTTCACCGCTGCACGAAGAGCTTAAACACCTGATTGAAGAAATAGCGGAGATTTTCTTTTTCTTAATGGTTGCCATGACATATATAGAAAGTCTGATAGAAAGAGGTGTGTTTGACGCTTTGAAATACCGTTTAATTTCAAGAGGCTATACTTATAAAAAAATATTTTGGATAACAGGGACACTTTCATTTTGGATAAGCCCTTTTGCCGATAATTTGACTACAGCGCTTATTCTTTCAACAGTACTGATTACTATAGATAAACATAATATCAATTTTTTGGTTCCTGGAGCCATAAATATAGTGGTGGCTGCAAATGCCGGGGGTGCATGGTCTCCTTTTGGTGATATTACAACACTTATGGCATGGACTTCCGGGAAAGGCGAAATAATAGACTTTTTAGCATTGTTTCCGGCTGTATTTATAGGATGGCTTTTAAGCGCATGGCTTTTAAGTCTTTTTGTACCAAAAGGCAAGCCTCATTTTGATGCTTTGACTACCCCTAAAGTTGAAATGAAAAACGGTGGAAAGGTTATTATATTTTTAGGTGCTCTTACTATTGCTATTGCGGTATTCGGGCATATTGTAATGCATTTTCCGGCAATGTGGGGGATGATGTTTGGTTTGGCATTATTGGAACTTTACAGTTTTTATCATAAAAGAAAATATAAAGAAAAAATAGATGTGTTTGTTAATATGGCCAAAATAGAACATGATACACTGCTTTTCTTTTTTGGTATTCTTTCGGCGGTAGGGGCACTCTATTTTCTTGGATGGCTTTTTTATGTTACTAAACTTTATGAAATAATAGGTCCAACATGGGGAAATATCGGTGTTGGGTTTATAAGTTCTATTATAGATAACGTTCCTGTAATGGCGGCTATCTTAAAAGCCGACCCTCCAATGGATGCAGCCCAGTGGATGCTTGTTACTATGACAGCCGGAATTGGTGGAAGCTTAATCAGCTTTGGAAGTGCCGCCGGTGTTGGGGTTATGGGTAGAATGAGAGGGATTTATACATTTAATACACATATAAAATATGCTTGGGCTGTATTAATCGGATATCTCCTAAGCTGTGCCATCTGGTATGTTCAATTCGAAATTCTACACTGGTATTAA